From Diadema setosum chromosome 5, eeDiaSeto1, whole genome shotgun sequence, the proteins below share one genomic window:
- the LOC140228338 gene encoding uncharacterized protein: MSNIPNDHPVGESGGRAILWMIPRSISTAFTKCMSGIPGCEVWMEPFGFCHFALKELEKIGITEQPTSYDGHEKEFKIAAETLGKYMPEVTYFPDRLPFATIKKDLEESTSKYVFVKDESVAMPTDQRRQFIPKGYQHAFIIRHPLLVYKSMRKGWFAQLQESGMLKFNETDESSFDLCHYAKEDGIDAVFQQHHELWTYIRDHVNPSPLVIDSSALLTNPAPVLREFCEAVGFPYSESLLQWSGSPEVGKSWKWPADNMYKNEAFLGVSMYSTHFTPPAAVPAWEEVTDDVRELAEKAMPYYEDMLKHRITE; encoded by the exons ATGTCTAATATACCGAATGACCACCCTGTCGGTGAAAGCGGAGGTCGGGCGATACTGTGGATGATACCAAGATCGATCTCGACGGCATTCACGAAATGTATGTCGGGGATTCCAGGCTGCGAGGTGTGGATGGAACCTTTCGGCTTCTGCCACTTTGCCCTGAAGGAACTAGAGAAGATTGGGATTACAGAGCAACCAACAAGCTATGATGGTCACGAGAAGGAGTTTAAGATAGCTGCCGAGACACTTGGGAAATACATGCCTGAGGTCACCTATTTTCCAGATAGATTACC GTTTGCAACTATCAAGAAGGATTTAGAAGAATCAACCAGTAAATATGTTTTCGTCAAAGATGAAAGTGTGGCCATGCCAACCGATCAAAGAAGACAATTCATCCCAAAAGGATACCAACACGCCTTCATCATCCGACACCCTCTGCTCGTGTACAAGTCTATGAGAAAGGGTTGGTTCGCACAGCTCCAAGAATCTGGAATGCTAAAGTTCAACGAAACTGATGAAAGTTCCTTCGACCTCTGCCACTATGCCAAGGAGGATGGCATCGATGCCGTCTTCCAGCAGCATCACGAGCTCTGGACCTACATACGAGATCATGTCAACCCATCACCCTTGGTCATCGATTCGTCTGCTCTTCTCACTAACCCCGCACCGGTCCTTCGGGAGTTCTGTGAAGCCGTGGGTTTCCCCTACTCAGAGTCGCTTCTACAATGGTCCGGATCGCCTGAGGTAGGCAAGTCGTGGAAATGGCCAGCTGataacatgtacaaaaatgAAGCCTTCTTGGGCGTGTCCATGTACAGCACCCATTTCACTCCACCAGCAGCGGTCCCGGCCTGGGAGGAGGTAACAGACGATGTGCGGGAGCTAGCCGAGAAAGCTATGCCTTACTACGAAGACATGCTTAAACATCGGATTACAGAGTGA
- the LOC140228339 gene encoding uncharacterized protein → MSHVPNDNPGGKSGGRAILWMIPRSISTAFTKCMSGIPGCEVWMEPFDFCHFALNGLGKLGIIKDEPLSYDGHEKEFKIAAEELENFSPGTTFFPERLSYATIRKSLEESTSKYVFVKDDSYTMSTDQRRQFIPKGYQHAFLIRHPLLVYKSMRKAWFLQYKEAGKLKFKETDESSFDFRPYSTEDGVDAVFQQHHDLWTYIRDHINPSPLVIDSSALLTNPAPVIQEFCEAVGFPYSDSLLQWPASPEVAKSWKWPGENIYKNKAFLGVSMNSTHFTPSAAVPAWEEVTDDVRELAEKAMPYYEDMLQH, encoded by the exons ATGTCCCATGTACCGAATGACAACCCTGGCGGAAAAAGCGGAGGCCGTGCGATTCTGTGGATGATACCAAGATCGATTTCGACGGCGTTCACGAAATGCATGTCGGGGATTCCAGGCTGCGAGGTGTGGATGGAACCGTTCGACTTCTGCCACTTTGCCCTGAATGGACTAGGGAAGCTTGGGATTATAAAAGACGAACCACTGAGCTATGATGGCCACGAGAAGGAGTTCAAAATAGCTGCCGAGGAGCTAGAGAACTTCTCACCCGGAACCACTTTCTTTCCAGAGAGACTATC GTATGCAACAATCAGAAAAAGCTTGGAGGAATCAACCAGTAAATATGTTTTCGTTAAGGATGACAGCTATACCATGTCAACTGATCAGAGACGACAATTCATCCCAAAAGGATACCAACATGCCTTCCTTATCCGGCATCCTCTACTTGTGTATAAGTCGATGAGAAAGGCGTGGTTCTTACAGTACAAAGAAGCTGGCAAGCTGAAGTTCAAAGAAACTGATGAAAGTTCCTTCGACTTCCGCCCCTATTCCACGGAGGATGGCGTCGATGCCGTCTTCCAGCAGCATCACGATCTCTGGACCTACATACGAGATCATATCAACCCGTCACCCTTGGTCATCGATTCGTCTGCTCTTCTCACCAACCCCGCACCGGTAATCCAAGAGTTCTGTGAAGCCGTGGGTTTCCCCTACTCCGACTCGCTCCTACAATGGCCCGCTTCGCCTGAGGTAGCCAAGTCGTGGAAATGGCCTGGTGAAAACATCTATAAGAATAAAGCCTTCTTGGGTGTGTCCATGAACAGCACCCATTTCACTCCATCGGCAGCGGTCCCGGCCTGGGAGGAGGTGACAGACGATGTGCGGGAGCTAGCCGAGAAAGCGATGCCGTACTACGAGGACATGCTTCAGCACTGA